The following is a genomic window from Heliomicrobium gestii.
TTCGATCACGTAGATTCCCGCATTAATCGTATTCGTAAAAACCTGTTCCGGTTTCGGTTTCTCGATGAACCGACGTATGCGACCATCCTCGTCGGTGATTACAATGCCGAACTGCGTGGGGTCCTCCACCCAGGTCAAGGCCATCGTCACCATCGCCTGTTTCTTCTGGTGAAAGTTGATGATTTTTCCTAGATGTATATCCGTTATGCCATCACCACTTATCGCCAAAAACGTCTCGTCAAGAAACTCTTGCGCCTGTTTAACGGAACCTGCCGTGCCGAGAGGTTCTTTTTCGATGAAATACTCGAAATGAACCCCAAACCGGGACCCATCGCCAAAATAATTCATGATCATTTTGGGATGGTAACAAAGGGTGACGGCGATATCTGTAATGCCATGCCGTTTTAACAGCATAACCGCATACTCCATCGCAGGGCGTCCATGAATGGGAACCATCGGTTTCGGCATATTGTCCGTCAATGGGCGCAATCGT
Proteins encoded in this region:
- a CDS encoding nucleotidyltransferase family protein; this encodes MKAVIMAGGMGTRLRPLTDNMPKPMVPIHGRPAMEYAVMLLKRHGITDIAVTLCYHPKMIMNYFGDGSRFGVHFEYFIEKEPLGTAGSVKQAQEFLDETFLAISGDGITDIHLGKIINFHQKKQAMVTMALTWVEDPTQFGIVITDEDGRIRRFIEKPKPEQVFTNTINAGIYVIEPDVFTYVPDGFYDFSKQLFPRLMTENMPFYGVQAKGYWKDIGTIEQYNQVHVDIKNGKLNHDYKEAM